One stretch of Gemmatimonadales bacterium DNA includes these proteins:
- a CDS encoding methylmalonyl-CoA mutase family protein: protein MTDPRGTVPPLAHPSDWHGEPGRDLGEPGAFPFTRGPYAEMYTRRPWTMRQYAGFGTAEATNVRFRALLAAGQTGLSTAFDLPTQMGYDSDHPMAAGEVGRVGVAIDTVDDLVMLFRDIPLDRVTTSMTINATAAILLAMYVVAGEEQGVARSALGGTVQNDVLKEYIARGTYIYPAEPSLRLVTDLFRFVVSEGMNFNPISISGYHMREAGATAVQEVAFTLANALEYVRRGIAAGVPLPAFGPRMSFFFAAHNDLFEEIAKFRAARRLYARLMRERFAADDATARLRFHTQTGGVTLQAQQPLNNVVRVTVQALAAVLGGTQSLHTNGYDEALALPTTESATLALRTQQVLAFESGMTRSIDPLAGSWYVESLTDRIEGDARALIEEIDAIGGAAAAIESGYFERAIAESAWRTQQAQESGELTVVGVNRFADNAAPVTPPVPDYHALEREQRDRLADVKRRRDAGAVTATLAAISAGAKGSTPLLPLIIDAVRARATLGEISDTLRAAWGTYHAEGTR, encoded by the coding sequence GTGACCGACCCGCGCGGAACCGTGCCACCGCTCGCACATCCATCGGACTGGCACGGCGAGCCCGGGCGCGATCTCGGCGAACCGGGCGCATTTCCGTTCACGCGCGGGCCGTACGCCGAGATGTACACGCGGCGGCCGTGGACGATGCGCCAGTATGCAGGGTTCGGCACCGCGGAGGCGACCAATGTGCGCTTCCGCGCGTTGCTCGCGGCCGGTCAGACCGGACTCTCGACCGCATTCGATCTTCCAACGCAGATGGGGTACGACTCGGATCATCCGATGGCGGCGGGCGAGGTTGGCCGCGTCGGCGTGGCGATCGATACGGTCGACGACCTGGTCATGCTCTTCCGCGACATTCCGCTCGACCGGGTCACCACGTCGATGACGATCAACGCGACGGCCGCGATCCTGCTGGCGATGTATGTCGTGGCCGGGGAAGAGCAGGGCGTCGCACGATCGGCGCTCGGAGGGACGGTACAGAACGATGTCCTCAAGGAATACATCGCTCGGGGGACGTACATCTACCCCGCGGAACCGTCGTTGCGGCTCGTCACCGATCTCTTCCGGTTCGTGGTATCCGAGGGGATGAATTTCAACCCGATCTCGATCTCGGGATACCACATGCGGGAGGCGGGTGCCACGGCCGTTCAGGAGGTGGCGTTCACCCTCGCCAACGCGCTCGAATATGTGCGACGTGGGATCGCGGCCGGTGTGCCACTCCCGGCGTTCGGGCCGAGGATGTCGTTCTTTTTCGCCGCGCACAACGATCTCTTCGAAGAGATCGCGAAGTTTCGCGCGGCCCGGCGCCTCTATGCCCGCCTGATGCGCGAGCGGTTCGCGGCGGACGACGCCACTGCGCGGCTGCGGTTTCACACCCAGACCGGCGGGGTGACATTGCAGGCGCAGCAGCCGTTGAACAACGTCGTGCGCGTGACCGTCCAGGCGCTCGCCGCCGTTCTGGGCGGAACGCAGTCGCTGCACACCAACGGCTACGACGAGGCGCTGGCGCTGCCGACGACGGAGTCGGCGACGCTCGCGTTGCGCACGCAGCAGGTGCTGGCGTTCGAGAGCGGCATGACGCGCAGCATCGACCCGCTCGCAGGAAGCTGGTACGTCGAATCACTCACCGATCGGATCGAGGGAGATGCCCGCGCGTTGATCGAGGAGATCGACGCAATCGGGGGTGCCGCGGCCGCGATCGAGTCCGGCTACTTCGAGCGCGCCATCGCCGAGAGCGCGTGGCGGACGCAGCAGGCGCAGGAATCGGGGGAGCTGACCGTGGTCGGTGTGAATCGGTTCGCCGACAACGCCGCCCCCGTGACACCGCCGGTTCCGGACTACCACGCGCTCGAGCGTGAGCAGCGCGATCGCCTCGCCGACGTGAAGCGGCGTCGTGACGCGGGTGCCGTCACGGCGACCCTCGCCGCGATCAGCGCCGGGGCGAAAGGTTCGACGCCGCTGCTGCCGTTGATCATCGATGCCGTACGGGCCCGCGCCACGCTCGGGGAGATCAGCGACACGCTGCGTGCGGCCTGGGGAACGTACCATGCCGAAGGGACGCGGTGA
- a CDS encoding cytidine deaminase, producing the protein MTSLRAVAEAARDRAYAPFSHFRVGAALETDDGTVFAGCNVENASYGLTICAERSAVVAAVSAGHQRFRRMVLVSDAAEPVAPCGACRQVLSEFAPDLVVESCAGELSQQWTMRELLPAGFTAEMLK; encoded by the coding sequence GTGACGTCGTTGCGAGCTGTGGCCGAAGCGGCCCGCGACCGGGCGTATGCTCCCTTTTCGCATTTTCGCGTCGGGGCGGCACTCGAAACCGACGATGGCACCGTCTTCGCCGGCTGCAACGTCGAGAATGCGTCGTACGGGTTGACGATCTGCGCCGAACGAAGCGCGGTTGTCGCCGCGGTCTCCGCCGGGCACCAGCGCTTCCGCCGGATGGTACTGGTGAGCGACGCCGCGGAGCCGGTGGCGCCCTGCGGCGCGTGCCGCCAGGTCCTGTCGGAATTCGCCCCCGATCTCGTCGTCGAAAGTTGCGCCGGCGAGCTCAGCCAGCAATGGACGATGCGCGAGCTGCTCCCGGCCGGATTCACGGCGGAGATGCTCAAGTGA
- a CDS encoding phosphopentomutase — MTRRAALIVLDGVGVGLAHDAAVYGDAGSATLGHVMRARPELHLQHLQSLGLGHCGDSGIPETPHPRAAHGWAQPTSAGKDSTTGHWELCGVVLETPFPTYPQGFPPALLAEFGGRTGRAVIGNKAASGTAILDELGSEHLATGQWIVYTSADSVFQIAAHEDVVPLDELYAACRTARELLTGPHSVSRVIARPFRGTPGHWVRTANRKDFSLEPPRPTLLDHLATAGVPVVGVGKVDDLFAGRGITSTHAATNPDAYALIDQKMAALDHGFLFANVIEFDQSWGHRNDVAGFAGGLIDLDRWVPQFLREARDEDLIIFTADHGNDPTTASTDHARECVPILATGPRVRAIDLGERRTFADVGQTIAEFLGVPALAAGQSFLSDIWVA, encoded by the coding sequence GTGACGCGCCGCGCTGCACTGATCGTGCTCGACGGAGTCGGTGTGGGGCTGGCGCACGACGCGGCGGTGTACGGCGATGCAGGAAGCGCCACCCTGGGGCATGTGATGCGGGCACGGCCGGAGTTGCATCTCCAGCACCTGCAGTCCCTCGGGCTCGGGCACTGTGGCGACAGCGGGATTCCCGAGACGCCGCATCCGCGGGCGGCACATGGCTGGGCCCAGCCCACCAGCGCCGGGAAGGACAGCACCACGGGGCATTGGGAACTCTGCGGCGTCGTGCTGGAGACGCCATTCCCCACCTATCCGCAAGGATTTCCCCCGGCGCTGCTGGCCGAATTTGGCGGCCGCACCGGGCGCGCGGTGATCGGGAACAAGGCCGCGTCGGGAACAGCGATTCTGGACGAACTGGGATCGGAGCATCTCGCAACGGGGCAGTGGATCGTCTACACGTCGGCGGACTCCGTGTTCCAGATCGCGGCGCACGAGGATGTCGTGCCGCTCGACGAATTGTACGCCGCGTGCCGCACGGCGCGAGAACTTCTCACCGGCCCGCACAGCGTCTCGCGCGTGATCGCGAGGCCGTTTCGCGGGACTCCGGGGCATTGGGTGCGGACCGCCAACCGCAAGGACTTTTCGCTTGAGCCGCCCCGGCCGACGCTGCTCGACCATCTCGCCACTGCGGGCGTTCCAGTTGTGGGCGTGGGGAAGGTCGACGATCTCTTTGCGGGGCGGGGGATCACCAGCACCCACGCGGCGACGAATCCGGACGCGTATGCCTTGATCGATCAGAAGATGGCCGCGCTCGACCACGGCTTCCTCTTCGCCAACGTCATCGAGTTCGATCAGAGCTGGGGACATCGCAATGACGTGGCCGGCTTCGCGGGCGGACTCATCGATCTCGATCGCTGGGTTCCTCAGTTTTTGCGGGAAGCCCGTGATGAGGACCTGATTATCTTCACAGCCGACCATGGCAACGATCCCACCACCGCTTCGACGGACCACGCGCGGGAGTGCGTCCCCATCCTCGCGACCGGTCCGCGCGTCCGCGCCATCGATCTCGGCGAACGCCGGACGTTCGCCGACGTCGGCCAGACCATTGCCGAGTTCCTGGGCGTACCCGCGCTTGCCGCTGGGCAGTCATTCCTGAGCGATATCTGGGTAGCGTGA
- a CDS encoding DUF1844 domain-containing protein — MNPHFASLVLGIAGQANAALDGQLPPGAEEAGATNARQLAQTLIDTLAALQEKTRGNLDADESRLVEQALTALRFRFATGKVM; from the coding sequence ATGAATCCGCACTTCGCATCGCTGGTCCTCGGAATTGCCGGCCAGGCTAACGCGGCGCTCGACGGCCAGCTGCCGCCGGGAGCCGAAGAAGCCGGCGCGACCAACGCGCGGCAGCTCGCGCAGACCTTGATCGACACGCTGGCGGCTCTCCAGGAGAAGACGCGCGGGAATCTCGACGCCGATGAGAGCCGCCTGGTGGAGCAGGCACTGACCGCACTGCGCTTCCGCTTCGCCACCGGGAAGGTCATGTGA
- a CDS encoding FmdB family zinc ribbon protein has translation MPTYEYRCDKGHAFERVQKMSDKPITRCPVCGARASRVISGGQGVIFKGSGFYITDYGKDGKGPRKAPEGSAGGEEKSASKSENAPAKSPDTSTPKSAEAKPSSPSGKKDPA, from the coding sequence ATGCCGACCTACGAGTACCGTTGTGACAAGGGCCATGCCTTCGAGCGGGTCCAGAAAATGAGCGACAAACCAATCACCCGGTGCCCGGTCTGTGGCGCGCGGGCGTCGCGGGTCATTTCGGGTGGGCAGGGCGTGATCTTCAAGGGGAGCGGTTTCTACATCACCGACTACGGCAAGGACGGGAAGGGGCCCCGGAAGGCGCCGGAAGGCAGCGCTGGTGGTGAGGAGAAGTCCGCTTCAAAGAGCGAGAACGCGCCGGCGAAGAGCCCGGACACCTCGACGCCCAAGAGCGCGGAGGCAAAGCCCTCGTCTCCCTCCGGCAAGAAGGATCCGGCGTGA
- the fbp gene encoding class 1 fructose-bisphosphatase — MLDRTIVTTLERFILEQQELHSEATGELTNLLYDIALGAKVVAAQIRRAGLTSILGSASAINVQGEEQQKLDVFANETLKNALNHTGRVCTMASEEDESLIPIPDGYPAGHYAVLFDPLDGSSNIDVNGPVGTIFGIMSRVSTKGQGTMQDVLQPGTKLVGAGYILYGSSVMMVYSIGHGVHGFTLDPTIGEFLLSHESITMPKHGKYYSANESNFGRWSKGMQRAVRGFHGDDPERIEGKSSRYIGSLVADFHRNLIAGGIYLYPADSRNPHGKLRLLYECMPMAFLAEAAGGKATDGRTRIVEIVPTSLHQRTPFVAGNAADVDYVSTVIAEVEGPA, encoded by the coding sequence GTGCTCGATCGCACCATCGTCACGACGTTGGAACGCTTCATCCTCGAGCAGCAGGAGCTGCACTCCGAGGCCACTGGCGAACTCACCAACCTGCTGTACGACATCGCCCTCGGCGCCAAGGTCGTCGCGGCACAGATTCGGCGAGCGGGGCTCACCAGCATTCTCGGCAGCGCATCCGCAATCAACGTCCAGGGCGAGGAGCAGCAGAAGCTCGATGTCTTTGCCAACGAAACGCTCAAGAATGCATTGAATCACACCGGACGCGTCTGCACGATGGCGTCGGAAGAGGATGAATCGCTGATCCCGATCCCCGACGGCTATCCCGCGGGGCACTACGCAGTCCTCTTCGACCCGCTGGACGGTTCATCCAACATCGACGTCAACGGCCCGGTCGGTACCATCTTCGGGATCATGTCGCGGGTGAGTACGAAGGGACAGGGCACGATGCAGGACGTGCTGCAGCCGGGCACGAAGCTGGTCGGTGCAGGGTATATCCTCTACGGCTCGAGTGTGATGATGGTGTATTCGATCGGGCATGGTGTGCATGGATTCACGCTCGATCCAACCATCGGCGAATTCCTCCTTTCGCATGAATCGATCACGATGCCGAAGCACGGCAAGTACTACAGCGCCAACGAATCGAACTTTGGCCGGTGGTCCAAGGGGATGCAGCGCGCCGTCCGCGGCTTTCACGGCGACGATCCGGAGCGGATCGAGGGGAAATCGTCGCGTTACATCGGGTCACTGGTGGCGGATTTCCATCGCAACCTGATTGCCGGCGGGATCTATCTCTATCCCGCTGATTCACGAAATCCGCACGGCAAGCTCCGCCTCCTCTACGAGTGCATGCCGATGGCGTTCCTTGCCGAAGCCGCCGGCGGCAAGGCGACCGACGGCCGAACGCGGATCGTCGAGATCGTCCCCACGTCGTTGCATCAGCGGACACCGTTCGTGGCCGGGAACGCTGCGGACGTGGACTACGTCAGCACGGTGATCGCCGAAGTCGAGGGGCCGGCGTGA
- the mazG gene encoding nucleoside triphosphate pyrophosphohydrolase: protein MQDDSALQRAVAMVADLRARCDWDRVQTRETLRPYLIEEVHELDAALAANQRDAIRDEVADLMLHLAWQLALGAELGEFTPDDIADQLVAKMRRRHPHLFAQGDREAWQQLKARERPPGTGTLDGLPATLPALLLAFRLQERAAGVGFDWPDTAGPANKVREELGEVEAELGATATGTPPDALVDEVGDLLFAVVNLARKAGVHPSLALDRANRKFRTRFEQVEGLARERAIALDTAGIDRLDELWDEVKRRSP, encoded by the coding sequence ATGCAAGATGATTCGGCGCTTCAGCGCGCCGTGGCGATGGTGGCAGACCTGCGCGCGCGTTGCGATTGGGATCGGGTGCAGACGCGGGAGACCCTCCGGCCCTATCTCATCGAGGAAGTGCACGAACTCGATGCCGCGCTGGCGGCGAATCAGCGCGACGCGATCCGCGACGAAGTCGCCGACCTCATGCTTCACCTCGCCTGGCAGCTCGCCCTGGGCGCGGAACTGGGTGAATTCACTCCCGACGACATCGCCGACCAGCTGGTGGCGAAGATGCGTCGGCGCCATCCGCACCTCTTTGCCCAGGGCGACCGGGAAGCGTGGCAGCAGCTCAAGGCGCGTGAACGACCCCCGGGAACCGGCACCCTCGACGGCCTTCCCGCAACGCTGCCGGCGCTCCTCCTCGCCTTCCGCCTGCAGGAGCGCGCCGCCGGCGTTGGTTTTGACTGGCCCGATACCGCCGGACCGGCGAACAAGGTGCGCGAAGAACTCGGCGAGGTCGAAGCCGAACTCGGGGCGACGGCGACCGGAACCCCTCCCGATGCGCTGGTCGACGAGGTCGGCGATCTCCTCTTCGCCGTCGTCAACCTCGCGCGGAAGGCCGGCGTCCATCCGAGCCTCGCGCTCGATCGCGCCAATCGAAAATTCCGGACGCGATTCGAACAGGTCGAAGGCCTCGCCCGCGAACGAGCGATCGCCCTGGACACGGCAGGGATCGACCGACTCGATGAGCTCTGGGATGAAGTGAAACGCCGATCGCCTTGA
- the miaB gene encoding tRNA (N6-isopentenyl adenosine(37)-C2)-methylthiotransferase MiaB, giving the protein MKQIYVETYGCQMNVADSELMLGVLARDGYSQSPVPEGSDVILVNTCAVRDNAEQRVIGRVGELQRHKRPGTVLGVVGCMAQRLGPILLERVPAVDLVVGPDGYRNLPELLAHAGTGERQVDVEYRSWEHYEEIPQLRESGPTAFVTVQRGCDYRCTFCIVPTTRGPERSRRLADVVAEVRQLADAGTTEVTLLGQTVNSYHDGEHDFAELLRAVGAVDGLRRIRFTSPYPTDFTPAVIEAMATTPAVCDHVHLPVQSGSNAVLRRMLRRYTRERYLDVAGELRAAMPAITMSTDIIVGFPGETDAQFAETMTLVEEAGFDDAYTFKYSVREGTPAERLRDRVDDEVGSERLARLIDLVRSQVRRRNAARVGQVHEALVERPAKRGDMMLARTRQNFLVLLDLPPSSVGEYHDVRLTGTTGSTFMGSVEQSTLAVL; this is encoded by the coding sequence ATGAAGCAGATCTACGTCGAAACCTACGGCTGCCAGATGAACGTGGCGGACTCCGAACTGATGCTCGGCGTCCTCGCGCGGGACGGCTATTCCCAGTCGCCCGTGCCGGAAGGTTCCGACGTCATCCTGGTCAACACCTGTGCCGTGCGGGACAATGCGGAACAGCGGGTGATCGGCCGGGTTGGCGAGCTGCAGCGCCACAAGCGGCCCGGCACGGTCCTCGGCGTGGTCGGGTGCATGGCCCAGCGGCTGGGACCGATACTGCTCGAACGAGTCCCCGCGGTCGACCTCGTCGTCGGTCCGGACGGATACCGCAATCTCCCCGAGCTTCTGGCGCACGCCGGGACAGGGGAACGCCAGGTCGACGTCGAGTACCGCAGCTGGGAGCATTACGAAGAGATCCCGCAGCTGCGTGAATCGGGTCCGACCGCATTCGTGACGGTGCAGCGCGGCTGCGATTATCGCTGCACCTTCTGCATCGTACCGACGACGCGCGGTCCGGAGCGAAGCCGGCGACTCGCCGACGTGGTCGCCGAGGTGCGGCAGCTGGCCGACGCGGGGACGACCGAGGTGACACTCCTCGGGCAGACGGTCAATTCGTACCACGATGGCGAGCACGACTTCGCGGAACTGTTGCGCGCCGTCGGTGCGGTGGATGGGTTGCGTCGCATCCGGTTTACCTCGCCGTATCCGACCGATTTCACCCCGGCGGTGATCGAGGCGATGGCCACGACGCCGGCGGTCTGCGACCATGTCCATCTGCCGGTGCAGAGCGGATCGAATGCGGTGCTCCGGCGCATGCTGCGCCGGTATACACGAGAGCGGTATCTCGACGTGGCGGGCGAGCTTCGCGCGGCGATGCCGGCGATCACCATGTCGACCGATATCATCGTCGGCTTCCCGGGCGAGACCGACGCGCAGTTCGCCGAAACGATGACCCTCGTCGAGGAAGCTGGTTTTGACGACGCCTACACCTTCAAGTATTCGGTGCGCGAGGGGACGCCGGCGGAACGCCTGCGCGATCGCGTCGACGACGAGGTGGGGAGCGAGCGCCTGGCGCGACTGATCGATCTGGTCCGCTCGCAGGTCCGTCGCCGCAACGCCGCGCGAGTTGGGCAGGTGCACGAAGCGCTGGTAGAGCGCCCGGCAAAGCGGGGCGACATGATGTTGGCCCGGACGCGCCAGAACTTTCTCGTGCTGCTCGATCTCCCGCCGTCGTCGGTCGGGGAATATCACGACGTCCGGTTGACGGGAACGACAGGTTCAACCTTCATGGGAAGCGTGGAACAGTCCACGCTCGCGGTGCTATGA
- the alr gene encoding alanine racemase gives MRKRLTPDTARAWVDIDLDALVRNAQSFRAATRVPLLPMVKADGYGLGALMVARALAEVEPWGYGVATVDEARELHVNGIVRPIVIFTPLVPSMIEFVNAVAARPSIGDLDALDAWLSHGGGPFHLEIDTGMGRSGFVWNDGKMLAQVRNLLSDAAGWEGIFTMFHSAGHDAEGTAQQWKRFQQAIALLGRRPAVLHAASSGAGAYGTAYAGDVTRPGIHLYGGRVPGLDSIPVVAVRARVVAIRRVPAGTPIGYDGTWRAPNQTTIATIAIGYADGIHRQLSNAGAAELLGQRVRIVGRVMMDHILVDAGDLPVAIGDVATLFGGLVTLEEQAALAGTVGYELLTALSPRLPRRYHRHE, from the coding sequence GTGCGCAAACGACTGACTCCTGACACCGCGCGCGCCTGGGTCGATATCGACCTGGACGCCCTGGTCCGCAACGCCCAGTCCTTCCGTGCCGCGACACGGGTTCCGCTGCTGCCGATGGTGAAGGCCGACGGTTACGGCCTTGGCGCGCTCATGGTCGCGAGAGCACTGGCCGAAGTCGAACCGTGGGGATATGGCGTCGCCACGGTTGACGAGGCCCGCGAACTGCACGTCAACGGCATCGTCCGGCCGATCGTGATCTTCACGCCGCTGGTGCCGTCGATGATCGAGTTCGTCAACGCCGTGGCCGCCCGGCCCAGCATCGGTGATCTCGACGCCCTCGACGCCTGGCTCTCCCACGGTGGCGGCCCGTTCCATCTGGAGATCGACACCGGCATGGGGCGCTCGGGCTTCGTGTGGAACGACGGCAAGATGCTCGCCCAGGTCCGCAATCTGCTCAGCGACGCTGCCGGATGGGAGGGCATCTTTACCATGTTCCATTCGGCCGGCCACGATGCGGAAGGGACGGCGCAGCAATGGAAACGATTCCAGCAGGCGATTGCGTTGCTGGGAAGGCGCCCGGCGGTACTGCATGCGGCGTCGTCCGGCGCTGGCGCATACGGAACAGCCTACGCGGGGGATGTGACGCGACCGGGGATCCATCTGTACGGAGGGCGCGTGCCCGGACTCGACAGCATCCCGGTTGTCGCGGTGCGAGCGCGGGTGGTGGCGATCCGTCGCGTCCCGGCGGGGACGCCGATCGGCTATGACGGCACCTGGCGCGCTCCCAATCAGACGACGATCGCGACGATCGCGATCGGATACGCTGACGGGATCCATCGACAGCTGTCGAATGCGGGTGCGGCGGAACTCCTCGGACAGCGGGTGCGAATCGTCGGGCGCGTCATGATGGATCACATCCTCGTCGACGCGGGAGACTTGCCGGTCGCAATCGGTGATGTCGCGACGCTCTTCGGCGGTTTGGTGACGCTCGAAGAACAGGCTGCGCTCGCGGGGACGGTCGGCTACGAACTTCTCACCGCACTCAGTCCGCGGCTGCCACGCCGCTACCACAGGCACGAATGA
- a CDS encoding DNA internalization-related competence protein ComEC/Rec2 has product MPRPPGILMVTAGYGAGLATGLARFPDLAGVIVVLLFAAWLLRDEWWVVALPAIAAGIVVGQHGVTDARQSCAARMPLGASSYVIHAVDPGEGTGRARIVSFTCGGTITAAWPRGQSLAAGRTARVVARWIPSTGALGHPDGILMISTVGSSWGSPIPVERLRNTLAGRARALYGPRAPLVDAMVAGWRGALDPDLKAAFASAGLMHLLAISGFHLACLAGWIVLILRLAGVSRHPAEAIAAAAMVAYAAALGWPPAAMRAAALLVVLAFCRWRQRQVRLSVLAAASALVVLIGDPWSITSPGGWMSVLGLAGVSLAVRWSDRAISRHYLVRSLSASTGALLATAPLAAAAFGQVAPAGIVLSLVGIPLVAMALPLLVLSIALNGILAGVAQGMAASGNGFLVLLDALVRRGALLPGSAPSGTSGLAAALPWIGIAASFAWVIYGPTTLREAVRRMSWVVTAGTCVVLLGKTTGDAPGDGQTLALLFLDVGQGDAALIRTPRNHWIEVDAGPADDRWDAGRRVIVPYLTSHGVHRIDMFVLSHAHRDHVGGASAVLARIPTDVALEPGELFSDSAYDRWLGALAAHHVRWRAARAGTAWSVDGVEFHVLHPPTPWARQGDDLNEDSIVLEVRYNAFDALLMGDAGFVAESAMAPALHRVDLLKVGHHGSKTASSDAFLAAAQPQAAVVSVGRNNYGHPSPDALARLDHAGAAVWRTDQQGLVTVTTDGRTFTVQGARSTATFTVRP; this is encoded by the coding sequence ATGCCCCGACCTCCGGGGATCCTGATGGTGACAGCAGGTTACGGGGCCGGTCTTGCGACCGGCCTCGCGCGTTTTCCGGACCTGGCCGGCGTCATTGTGGTGCTCCTGTTTGCTGCATGGCTGTTGCGCGATGAATGGTGGGTCGTGGCCCTTCCGGCAATTGCCGCGGGAATTGTCGTGGGGCAGCACGGCGTGACTGACGCGCGGCAATCGTGCGCGGCTCGCATGCCGCTCGGCGCGAGTTCGTACGTCATCCACGCTGTCGATCCGGGAGAGGGAACCGGGCGGGCCCGCATCGTGTCATTCACCTGCGGCGGTACGATCACGGCGGCGTGGCCGCGTGGCCAAAGTCTCGCGGCCGGCCGCACGGCGCGGGTGGTGGCGCGTTGGATTCCGTCGACGGGCGCCCTGGGCCACCCGGACGGGATCCTCATGATCTCGACCGTCGGAAGCTCATGGGGATCACCGATCCCGGTCGAGCGGCTGCGCAACACGCTCGCCGGGAGGGCGCGAGCGTTGTACGGTCCGCGCGCGCCGCTCGTCGATGCGATGGTGGCGGGGTGGCGCGGCGCGCTCGATCCCGATCTCAAGGCGGCGTTTGCGTCGGCGGGATTGATGCACCTCCTTGCCATCTCCGGGTTTCATCTGGCGTGTCTCGCCGGATGGATCGTGCTGATTCTTCGACTTGCGGGGGTGTCGCGTCACCCAGCGGAGGCGATTGCTGCTGCCGCGATGGTGGCGTACGCCGCGGCGCTCGGATGGCCACCAGCCGCCATGCGCGCCGCCGCGCTCCTGGTGGTGCTGGCGTTCTGCCGCTGGCGACAGCGACAGGTCCGGCTCAGCGTACTCGCGGCCGCCAGTGCGCTGGTGGTGCTCATCGGCGATCCGTGGTCGATCACCTCGCCCGGCGGATGGATGTCGGTTCTCGGCCTTGCCGGCGTGAGCCTCGCCGTCCGGTGGAGCGATCGTGCGATCAGCCGGCATTACCTGGTGCGGTCGCTTTCCGCGTCGACCGGCGCGCTGCTCGCGACGGCACCGCTCGCCGCGGCGGCATTCGGCCAGGTGGCGCCCGCCGGGATCGTCCTGTCGCTCGTCGGTATCCCGTTGGTTGCCATGGCGCTGCCGCTCCTGGTGCTGTCGATCGCATTGAACGGCATCCTCGCGGGAGTGGCGCAGGGAATGGCGGCGTCGGGGAACGGCTTCCTGGTGCTTCTCGATGCGCTGGTGCGCCGCGGCGCGCTCCTTCCCGGCTCCGCACCATCTGGTACATCGGGGCTCGCCGCGGCGCTCCCCTGGATCGGCATCGCGGCGTCGTTCGCCTGGGTGATCTACGGCCCCACGACATTGCGCGAGGCGGTTCGACGGATGTCGTGGGTGGTCACGGCCGGGACCTGCGTGGTACTCCTCGGAAAAACCACCGGCGATGCGCCGGGAGACGGGCAGACGCTGGCGTTACTTTTCCTCGATGTCGGGCAGGGCGACGCGGCGCTGATTCGAACACCGAGGAATCACTGGATCGAAGTTGACGCGGGGCCGGCCGACGACCGTTGGGATGCTGGCCGTCGGGTGATTGTGCCGTATCTGACCAGCCACGGTGTGCACCGCATCGACATGTTCGTGCTGTCGCATGCACATCGGGATCACGTCGGCGGTGCATCCGCGGTGCTGGCGCGAATCCCGACCGACGTCGCGCTCGAACCGGGCGAGCTCTTCTCCGATTCGGCCTACGACCGCTGGCTCGGCGCGCTGGCGGCGCATCACGTTCGATGGCGAGCAGCGCGCGCCGGAACAGCGTGGTCGGTCGATGGGGTGGAATTTCATGTCCTTCATCCGCCGACGCCGTGGGCGCGGCAGGGCGATGATCTGAACGAGGACTCGATCGTGCTCGAAGTGCGCTACAACGCGTTCGATGCGCTGTTGATGGGGGACGCGGGATTCGTGGCAGAATCGGCGATGGCGCCGGCGCTCCATCGGGTCGATCTGCTGAAGGTGGGCCACCATGGCTCGAAGACCGCCAGCAGCGACGCGTTCCTCGCCGCGGCGCAGCCCCAAGCTGCGGTGGTCAGCGTCGGCCGCAACAATTACGGGCATCCGTCGCCGGACGCGCTGGCACGCCTCGACCACGCCGGCGCCGCGGTGTGGCGAACGGACCAGCAGGGGTTGGTGACCGTGACGACCGATGGAAGGACGTTCACGGTGCAGGGCGCGCGATCCACCGCGACATTTACCGTTCGACCGTGA
- a CDS encoding late competence development ComFB family protein, producing the protein MILNVMERHVRDAYDRLKTSVKEFADSAEHREDVIVYALNRLPPRYVVTDAGKAVTEVALDGAQQRAEIDVKVLEAMRFVAARPRSKV; encoded by the coding sequence ATGATCCTCAATGTGATGGAGCGGCACGTTCGCGACGCGTACGACCGCCTCAAGACCTCGGTCAAGGAATTCGCGGATTCGGCGGAGCATCGCGAGGACGTCATCGTCTACGCGCTCAATCGCCTGCCGCCGCGCTACGTCGTCACCGACGCGGGGAAAGCGGTGACCGAGGTCGCGCTCGATGGTGCGCAGCAACGCGCCGAAATCGACGTGAAGGTTCTTGAAGCGATGCGCTTTGTCGCCGCGCGGCCGCGGTCGAAAGTGTAG